The proteins below are encoded in one region of Desulfobacterales bacterium:
- a CDS encoding toprim domain-containing protein, with protein sequence MASTTETKIPENKFQQLVSRALEIYEKNFTESAQARKYLESRGITNQNIIAKHKIGFCSGKLKDTLSTDVKLDLRNIGILYKNDVERFFDHLIIPIFDMDGRIITIYGRHINQKRHSFLPDRPTGIWNIKALKLYPEIFIVESPICGLTLESIGFPNVVAINGVNGLSENDVKFFKTFKTQKIILLLDGDAPGRNTAKRLKEEKLSGFNVEIRNLPDGHDPNSILVQFGKEKLVELINPASDTDSKETSDINFVLNIGRKTYKVYGIERAQRKLKAVVRVEGASLHIETMDFYQSRDRKKLCQEICRKFNDIPETVEAEVDKLMLKCEEYAKTKATQPVEPSPYTMTEKERLEAVAFGKNPDLIKLITQDFEKCGLIGEEANKILGYIVMSSRKLPSPLALLILSSSGAGKSALQDAIVDFCPDEDLVKITNLSGKALFYKNTKSLAQKVLALEEGAGAEDAFYAIRSLISAGELYTETTIKDPATGKLVTMQNKVEGPTAILYTTSNPATDPEMASRCFIVGIDESREQTRKILQFQKESHLEDEKIKDIEREAIIKKHKNFQRLLKPIAIKNPYSTALCVRACTNFTSKLHK encoded by the coding sequence ATGGCATCTACAACTGAAACCAAAATTCCAGAAAATAAATTTCAGCAGCTTGTGAGCAGAGCTTTAGAAATTTACGAAAAGAATTTTACAGAATCTGCTCAAGCTCGCAAATACCTTGAATCCAGAGGCATTACAAACCAAAACATCATTGCCAAGCATAAAATAGGCTTTTGCAGTGGAAAGCTCAAAGACACCCTTTCTACTGATGTTAAGCTGGACCTAAGAAATATAGGCATTCTGTATAAAAACGATGTTGAAAGATTCTTTGATCACTTGATTATTCCAATATTTGACATGGATGGCAGAATTATAACCATTTATGGCAGACACATTAACCAGAAACGCCATAGTTTTTTGCCTGATAGGCCTACTGGAATCTGGAATATTAAGGCTCTTAAGCTATATCCAGAAATTTTTATTGTTGAATCTCCTATTTGTGGCCTTACCTTGGAAAGCATTGGTTTTCCTAATGTTGTGGCAATAAACGGAGTAAATGGCTTATCTGAAAACGATGTAAAATTTTTCAAGACTTTTAAAACTCAAAAAATAATTCTTCTTTTAGATGGTGACGCTCCAGGCAGAAATACTGCAAAGCGATTAAAAGAAGAAAAATTATCAGGCTTTAATGTAGAAATCAGGAATCTTCCTGATGGCCATGATCCAAACAGTATTTTAGTTCAATTTGGAAAGGAAAAGCTCGTAGAGCTAATAAATCCAGCCTCAGACACAGATTCCAAAGAAACCAGCGATATAAATTTTGTATTAAATATTGGAAGAAAAACATACAAAGTTTATGGAATTGAAAGAGCCCAAAGAAAGCTAAAAGCTGTTGTCAGAGTTGAAGGAGCGTCCCTTCACATTGAAACAATGGATTTTTACCAATCAAGAGATAGAAAAAAGCTCTGCCAAGAAATTTGCAGAAAATTTAATGATATCCCTGAAACTGTTGAAGCTGAAGTGGACAAGCTGATGCTCAAATGCGAGGAATACGCTAAAACAAAGGCAACTCAGCCTGTAGAGCCAAGCCCTTATACAATGACAGAAAAAGAGCGGCTTGAAGCTGTTGCATTTGGAAAAAATCCAGATTTAATAAAGCTCATCACGCAGGACTTTGAAAAATGCGGGCTTATAGGAGAAGAAGCAAATAAAATTTTGGGCTACATTGTCATGAGCAGCAGAAAACTCCCATCTCCATTGGCTCTGCTAATTCTATCAAGCTCAGGAGCAGGAAAATCAGCCTTGCAGGACGCAATAGTTGATTTTTGCCCTGATGAAGATTTAGTTAAAATCACAAATCTTTCAGGAAAAGCGCTGTTCTACAAAAATACCAAAAGCCTTGCTCAAAAAGTTCTAGCATTAGAAGAAGGAGCTGGAGCTGAAGACGCTTTTTACGCCATCAGAAGCCTAATAAGCGCTGGAGAACTTTACACAGAAACCACAATAAAAGACCCAGCAACAGGCAAACTTGTAACAATGCAAAATAAAGTCGAAGGTCCAACTGCCATTTTATATACAACTTCAAATCCAGCAACAGATCCAGAAATGGCAAGCAGATGCTTTATTGTTGGAATTGATGAAAGCCGCGAACAAACAAGAAAAATATTGCAGTTCCAAAAAGAATCGCACCTTGAAGACGAAAAAATAAAAGATATTGAAAGAGAAGCTATCATTAAAAAACATAAAAACTTTCAAAGACTTCTAAAACCAATTGCCATTAAAAATCCTTATAGCACAGCCTTATGTGTTAGAGCTTGCACAAATTTTACCTCTAAACTGCACAAATAG
- a CDS encoding response regulator, with the protein MTTILIIDDEEMIRRSLKRLLNMDGYDVCLAEDGIEGLKVFIEKKPEVVILDIKMPRIDGREVLKLLKKEKWHSEVIMVTGHGDVDSAIDAMKSGASSYLRKPVNYDELEIEIKKAVNLINMKKNLDNYMQELKSRNKDLERIHGELESIYQYLRHEYDIAARIFHKIIQHKDLTFKNVKILSAPMDIVCGDIALISRKPTGGLYVLVGDFTGHGLSAAIGAIPVSDIFYTMTSKCYSLKKIVSEINSALKQKLPTGLFLATCLIEIDYHHNNIRFFNAGLPDIITVHSLKF; encoded by the coding sequence ATGACAACAATATTGATTATTGATGATGAAGAAATGATTCGAAGAAGTTTAAAAAGGCTTTTGAATATGGATGGGTATGATGTTTGCCTCGCAGAAGATGGGATTGAGGGACTAAAGGTTTTTATAGAAAAAAAACCTGAAGTAGTTATTCTCGATATTAAAATGCCAAGAATAGACGGACGTGAAGTTTTAAAACTTTTAAAAAAAGAGAAGTGGCATTCAGAAGTCATTATGGTTACAGGCCATGGTGATGTTGATTCCGCCATTGATGCTATGAAATCGGGCGCGTCTTCTTATCTTCGTAAGCCAGTTAACTATGATGAGTTAGAGATTGAAATAAAAAAAGCCGTTAATCTGATAAATATGAAAAAAAATCTGGACAACTATATGCAAGAACTGAAAAGCCGTAACAAAGACCTTGAGCGTATCCATGGTGAGCTTGAATCGATATATCAATATTTACGGCATGAATATGATATTGCGGCTCGTATTTTCCACAAAATAATTCAACATAAGGATTTAACTTTCAAAAATGTTAAAATTTTATCAGCGCCTATGGATATAGTATGTGGTGATATTGCACTGATTTCTCGCAAACCTACCGGAGGCTTGTACGTTTTGGTCGGTGATTTTACCGGACATGGCCTTTCGGCAGCAATAGGGGCTATCCCTGTTTCTGATATATTTTATACGATGACTTCAAAATGTTATTCTTTAAAGAAAATCGTTTCTGAAATTAACAGCGCTCTGAAACAAAAACTTCCTACTGGTCTATTTCTGGCGACCTGTTTGATTGAAATCGATTATCATCATAATAATATTCGATTCTTTAATGCAGGATTACCTGACATAATAACTGTCCATTCGCTTAAATTTTAG
- a CDS encoding helix-turn-helix transcriptional regulator gives MAIKDRIKELRLKKDWSQAELGEKMGIHQKQVSAYERGRNIPSTEVLMKLAEIFDVSLDYLASEAEGKEAKIDIKDRILLKKFEEVDKLNEKDKVIIIEILNTFILKDKFQNLANQSS, from the coding sequence ATGGCTATTAAAGACAGGATTAAAGAATTACGATTAAAAAAAGATTGGTCTCAAGCAGAACTTGGTGAAAAAATGGGAATTCATCAAAAACAGGTATCCGCATATGAAAGAGGACGTAATATTCCATCTACAGAGGTTTTGATGAAGTTAGCAGAAATATTTGATGTTTCTCTCGATTATCTCGCGTCTGAAGCCGAAGGAAAAGAAGCTAAGATTGACATTAAAGATAGAATACTCCTAAAAAAATTTGAAGAAGTTGATAAACTCAACGAAAAGGACAAAGTAATAATTATAGAAATACTTAATACCTTTATTCTAAAAGATAAATTCCAAAATTTAGCAAATCAATCGTCATAA
- a CDS encoding RHS repeat-associated core domain-containing protein translates to MTHTASQLVDTNGILSAAYEYDAFGKTIKAQGALATENKFRFSTKQWDDETGLGYWGYRYYSAELGRWLSRDPLGEVGGYNLYGFVGNNVINEFDIYGLIGGLELFEHYTREAFPSIPKYESEPYDIVIMQTRKALEDFFNGIPNSYSFGGSATWTQRLKKHPHIEDVRKFIKKRLKAYCAKIPFIKPFGNNNFNLNSFSRSLKI, encoded by the coding sequence ATTACACATACCGCCTCCCAGTTGGTTGATACGAATGGTATTTTGTCGGCAGCGTACGAATATGACGCTTTTGGCAAGACTATCAAGGCTCAAGGGGCGTTGGCTACGGAGAATAAGTTTAGATTCTCTACGAAGCAGTGGGACGATGAGACGGGTTTAGGTTATTGGGGGTATAGGTATTATTCGGCTGAGTTGGGGAGGTGGTTGAGTCGGGATCCGTTAGGGGAAGTAGGTGGATATAATCTATATGGATTTGTTGGCAATAATGTCATAAATGAGTTTGATATATATGGATTAATAGGTGGACTTGAATTATTTGAACATTATACAAGAGAGGCATTTCCTTCAATACCAAAATATGAATCTGAACCTTATGATATCGTTATTATGCAAACAAGAAAAGCTTTGGAGGATTTTTTTAATGGTATCCCAAATTCATACTCTTTTGGGGGTTCTGCCACTTGGACTCAAAGATTAAAAAAACATCCTCATATTGAAGATGTTAGGAAATTTATAAAAAAACGATTGAAAGCATATTGTGCAAAAATACCTTTTATTAAGCCGTTCGGTAATAATAATTTCAATTTAAATAGTTTCTCTCGTTCGTTGAAAATATAA